In Bradyrhizobium sp. CCBAU 051011, the following are encoded in one genomic region:
- a CDS encoding flavin reductase family protein: MDLADFHYYEPSKGHGLRHNPFNAIVAPRPIGWISSRNAAGQLNLAPYSFFNAFLYDPPIIGFSSISWKDTVKNVSETREFVWNLVTMDLGERMNVTATPLDHGVSEFETAGLTPIPGRHVAVPRVGESRAAMECKVVEVSQLANARGEKVEGWFVLGEVVAVYIDKSLIEDGVYNTALARPILRAGRGGDYLEVRSENMFEMKRPPGSSKPEFHGT; this comes from the coding sequence ATGGATCTGGCCGACTTCCACTACTACGAGCCTTCGAAGGGCCACGGGCTCCGACATAATCCATTCAACGCGATTGTCGCGCCGCGTCCGATTGGTTGGATTTCGTCACGCAATGCGGCTGGTCAACTGAACCTCGCTCCATACAGCTTCTTCAACGCGTTCCTCTACGACCCTCCGATAATCGGGTTCTCCTCAATTTCGTGGAAGGACACCGTCAAGAACGTCAGCGAGACCCGCGAATTTGTTTGGAATCTAGTTACGATGGATCTTGGCGAGCGCATGAACGTGACGGCGACGCCGCTCGATCACGGCGTGAGCGAGTTCGAAACAGCAGGGCTGACGCCAATCCCCGGGCGCCACGTAGCGGTGCCGCGGGTAGGCGAGAGCAGGGCCGCGATGGAATGCAAGGTCGTCGAGGTCTCTCAGTTGGCGAATGCGCGCGGTGAGAAGGTCGAAGGATGGTTCGTACTCGGCGAGGTCGTCGCAGTATACATCGACAAGTCCTTGATCGAGGACGGCGTCTACAACACTGCACTTGCGCGCCCCATACTGCGCGCCGGCCGTGGTGGAGATTACCTCGAAGTCAGGTCGGAAAACATGTTCGAGATGAAGCGCCCGCCTGGCAGCAGCAAGCCGGAATTCCACGGCACCTAA